ACTCTCTACCTGTTTGAAATGCAGCACTCTGTAAATTTCCGAGAGCTTTGTGGTCATCCACCtagaaatttattcaaaaatatatatttttctttcttgaataattttttattagcgtattttttcaaatttggcattttttgcTTCAAAGTTTTtcgaaattctaaaaaaaatatatatgtaatgttttggattttttcctGAGTTTATAATAAAGATTCTCTTCTTAcggcaataattttttatttaaaaatgtgcatgtgatttaataaacataaacgAAATAAAATCAACTTTAGTCTAAGCCAAATAGATTTATGATAAAAGTACACCATATAACACAAAgccatgcataatttaaatggatgcGATAAACCATTTGTTAAGTCCAAAACGGTTTTACTccagaattatttattattgaaaaataataataaaccaattttagccctttttaaacttctttgataaattaagtcaaatataaaaaagcctAAAGGCCATTTTAAAAAGTgcgaaaatcctgaaatacgttaatttataattttatgacgCAAATTTAATTTGATGCCGTAAACtgggtttatataaaaaaaattataaacaaatataagaaaacataataataaaaaaaggattataGGAAGAGTATTAATTTTCCCGTGTGGTGTAGATGCGGCAGTATCGAGACAAAAATACAACATTCAAGAACAATACGAACAACGAACGCTACTGTAGTAAACTTAGGCCAAGACTGTCTGGTTATGGACTGAAAATCTCAAGTTggcgattttcaaaaaaatgttagctCTTGGCATTTTAAGTTCTCCTTTGCTAAAAGGTTTATATTGACTAAAAACTCTggtgaaaataatattatggttAGAGGAGAACAATTTACTCGACATAATTACATAACTCGGATACTGGGGTACCTAAgtcgattttaaaaaaaggaaaaaaaatgggATCATTTTGCTCCAGACGCTGTTCCAATGGGAGCTCCAGTAAACTCTGCCAAGCTAAAGGATGTtgataatttactaaaaaaacattttgaaaataaatggaaGAGCAAAGaggatttaaagttttataaagatGTTTAAGATGGAATATCGTAGCCGTTGATAGGACCTAATTCTGAAGTTCCAGAAGATCAATTTTGCGAACCACGAGAAGCAGAAGATGAAGGAGAAAtaagaatttaacttttaagacttttgtacttttaaaaatatagatgtCCCTTCTCAAACTCGgcgttgttttatttttttgcagcatAACTTTTCAAATCCAAAATGACTAatcaaaacttgtcttatccATTTTAGCCGATTAAGGATAttctacatttaaataaattgatgtgagtgttttctaaaaactcattttatattattatttattttttgtcattgtatccaaaaaaataactttagtaGAGATTTTTCTGAATTTGCGTAGAACGACTTAACATGGATAAGACGAGTTTTGCTATGAGACGCCTCATCTAAGCATTGATTCCACCAAGGATCCGTATAATATTATACTAAGAGATTATGAATTAACcattttcaaaataacaaatctaaaaatgttgatTCAAACGATTCTTTTTTCCTCGGTGAcacattgtaaataataatttgtttttttttttaaattatttttaatatctccTAAAACCCCATaacgaatattttaaatttttagtaaatatatgcaagaggtaaataaaataaaattttgaaatatttcaaatgccactcaataaaatcataaaaaaaatatacgtaataataaaaatatgtgaaaaatgaatattttatgtCCTTTCAAAGTTGAATTTTTCGAATTCTCAACTGAtacgaaaattataaaattgcttGTAACTGGTAAAATGTTTCACAGTAAACGATCATGAATATCGCTATAAGTTTACTTGTTTTTTGTTTCGTGGCCTTCCTCGAAAGAACTTATGGAggtaaacctaaaaatattcataatttaagTAATACTAGTAAGTATTTTACTTATACAGAAGGTCATTTGGAACATCACTACCATAATAAGAAATTGCATGCTGATGGGTCACCATTGCATCACCATAGCAGACACCACCATAAGGCTTTAAAATCTAGAAACGGTCCTGGATGCGTGGAAATATGTGATCCAGAATTAGTGGCAGGTGGGATTTTGTACGAATTCTTTAAGTTGTGAAATGACCTATTTTTCAGTGACAAAATGGCTAAATAACACCAACGAATTAAAGGTTCTATACCAATTAATTCCTCCATCCCTAAAGCAAGCTTTATTAAATGGAACTTCTACTACACCACCATCTATTAATGCTTCTTCGTGGCTTAATGGACTAAATCTTAACGGATTATATGATAGTTCTGCTGAATGGCCTATTGTcacttatttttctaaaattattggaTTTTGGCTGTCTAGGGCCCGCAGTATTTTGGAGTTGTTCCAGATGTTTCCACAATTCGCCAACATATGGAAGGTTATATTACATGGAATGAGCggtaaaaccaaataaatttcatcaaattaaatttttaatcccCGCTTGTAGGTGGGTGTGAAAACAGTGATATTCTCATAAATAACTTGAAAGGCCTTTTCGGTTCCAACGAGTCCTTTGGCGTAAACCTGTTTAATTTCACTTACTGGGAAAACTTGTTCTCACCCTCTAGTTTTATCAAGGGAATCGAACACGCCTTTGAAAACGGATTTGATGCTTTGACTAATGTGTCTTGTAAGTATAAATTAAACCACACTTATACGGAATCACCcagtattttcgaaaaattgaacttgatttaaataaaagtcattgAGGAGTAAAGAGCAGTTTTTCCATACTAAGTTAATTACGAAAATAAGTAAAaccttttacaattttcttaataatagaacaaataacaaactgtaaaaaaaagtaattttactgaaaatgtcaatttaacaagaaataattctatttaaataattttaataactagtATTGCAACCTCTAGCATCGATGCGAGCACAAATTCGACGAAACCCATTAATCTCTATTATAAAACCGCCCATATTTAGTATGAATTGTTGTGTATTACCAGAGTTATTTTAACGAGCCCTTATATTTCTTTTGATCTTATCCCATAAGTGCTCTATAgattaagatccggtgagcAAGAAGGTCATTTCACCTTAAGCTTCtaagaaacattttgcaactCCGCTGGTATATGGAGTGGTGCCTTGTCTGGCTTATCTGCCTTTTACTATACTTCGtcaagaaaatgtaaaataaacttaagCACTTTGTATCTTGGAAAAAAAGTGCTTAAGTTATTTCTCTGTCTTATTTaatgtttagaaaaaaaacaactaagtttaataattatttttctcattgaAAGCTGAAATAACATTTCCTGCTTAATGATGATGATAGAGCGCATGTTTCGTCTTTTGGCATCCATCATCAAGTTCTCTTCTTTTATGGGCACCTAACCGGATTTTAGAGGCAGTTCATTAATGAATTTAACCAGATATCTGatcatttcttccaggtacttgtaattggaagaaattatttcaactactGTAAGAAAACAGGAAttgatttaacatttttgaaaatcatttttaaatggtTTCCTAAAATGGTTTAAATGGATGGACTGCTTTTATGGATATCCAAAGTAGCTTGTACCTAAAGCTATAGAACGGTTCTTTACGAGCATTTTTACATA
The genomic region above belongs to Anthonomus grandis grandis chromosome 6, icAntGran1.3, whole genome shotgun sequence and contains:
- the LOC126737009 gene encoding uncharacterized protein LOC126737009, encoding MNIAISLLVFCFVAFLERTYGEGHLEHHYHNKKLHADGSPLHHHSRHHHKALKSRNGPGCVEICDPELVAVTKWLNNTNELKVLYQLIPPSLKQALLNGTSTTPPSINASSWLNGLNLNGLYDSSAEWPIVTYFSKIIGFWLSRARSILELFQMFPQFANIWKVILHGMSGGCENSDILINNLKGLFGSNESFGVNLFNFTYWENLFSPSSFIKGIEHAFENGFDALTNVSSIVSKSSQRAPQ